DNA sequence from the Paenibacillus azoreducens genome:
TTGGCTGTTTCTGCAATGGTTCAGCTTCAAGGGAGATCCCTTTGTTTCGCTGCTGCCTTGGCCGGATGACCAAAGCATTCAGGCAAGCATGATCGCCGTCCAGACGCTGCTTTTTCCATACGCGGTTATCGTCTCGGCACTTATGCTGTTCAATTCGGGTATGGCGACGGGAATTGCGGCCGCCGGATTCATTCCGCTTGCAGCGGGCGTCACGTGGGTAGTTCCTCAAGTAATACGCATGTTCATGCTAAATAAAAAGTACTAATTTCCGATTTGCGCTGCGTGCATTCCCGCCGTATATCCTGTAGAGAAGGCGGCGGTAATGTTGTAGCCGCCGGTATAGCCGTGAATATCGAGGACTTCGCCGCAGAAGAAGAGACCCGGCATCAGCTTGGACTCCATTGTCTTCGGATTGATCTCCTTCAAGTTCACGCCGCCGCCGGTTACAAAAGCCTCCTCGATCGATTTGGTGCCGTGCACCCGAATGACGAATTTTTTCAGCATGTCTACAAAAGCCAGCCACTGCTGTTTCGGCAGGTGGGCGAAAGTGGCGTCGCCGTCTAGTCCGGCCCGTTGCATAAGCAGCGGCAGCATGCGTTCAGGAACGAAAACCTTGAGTACGTTTTTGATCGCTTTTTTCGGTTCTGCCGCAAGTCCTTCCCTCAGCATCCGGTCGAGCTCCTGAAGCGGCAGATCGGGGAACATGTCCACCGCCATCTCCACTTCATCGACTTTGAACTTGCGTTTAACCTGGCGGATAAATTGGCTGCAGCGCAGGGCGATCGGGCCCGAGAGACCGAAATGGGTAAAAATCATGTCCCCGCGGTGTCCGATCAGCTTTTTCCCTTTCGGCGTCCATACGGATAGTTCGACATCGCGAAGCGACAAACCTTGAAGCTCTTTGGAAGCGATCCAGCTTTCGCGCGAGACGATGGGAACTTCCGTAGGATACAGCTCGGTAATCGTATGTCCTGCGGCTTGCGCCCATGGATAACCGTCTCCGGTTGAGCCGGTATGCGGCACCGATTTGCCGCCTGTCGCAACGATGACCGCAGGCGCTTTGTAAGTTTGGCCTGAAACGAGCTTAACGCCCGCAACCCGTTCCTCTGCGTATACAACTTCCGCCACAGGCGAGTCGGTTTTGATGTCCACGCCCAATCTGCGCACTTCCCCGATCAACGTGTTTACCACGCTCGCCGCTTTATCGCTGACCGGAAACATCCTTCCGTTATCCTCTTCTTTCAGGGCGATGCCCAGGCCTTCAAAAAAGTCCATGATATCGCGGTTGTTAAAATGCTGAAATGGGCTGTACAGAAATCGTCCATTGCCCGGAATATGAGCGATCAGCTCTTCGGTATCCTTCGCATTGGTCACATTGCAGCGTCCGCCTCCGGAAATGCCGAGCTTGCGCCCAAGCTTATTTCCTTTATCGAGCAGCAGCACGGCTGCTCCGTTTTTGGCTGCCGCAATGCTGGCCATCAGTCCGGCGGAGCCGCCCCCAATGACAATGACATCATATAACTTCACGTTGTTCTCTCCTTAACGTTCCATGCTTAATCCTGGATTTTTATTGTACCTTTTTAGGATATATAAGGGTATATTGTAATATAGTGTAGGCTGTGATTTAATTTACGTGTATGGATCATAAATCTGAATTTCAATCGTTCTTGGATACAAGCTTTTTTCAAGTTTCCATTTGAATTTATTTTGTCGCTATTTCCTGCAGAATCAGATATGCCCGTAATCTTCCTAGTGAATGGATCTGTACATGCCGCCCGGACGGGGAGGAGGGATTTGCGATCATTTATGCGCTGAAAAACATTATAACACAGGTGCTCATGGCGGGTTCCTTTGCATTTTTGTTTCCGCTAAGTCTGGACAAGTACGTTCGTGCACTCAGGCGCAAGCGGAAGCTCGGATCCACCGGATTCGAAGTTATTATTATTATATCCAGTGCTTTGAGTATTCTGATGTGCTCGGTATTCTCCACCACGCTGTTTCAGTTAATTCCTCTTAATTTGGGGATTCTGCCGCTGTTTATCGGCATGCTGTACGGGGGATACAAAAGCGGTCTTCCTTTGGCGGGGCTGTATCTGCTGTGCGATTTTTATTTTAATGAAAAATGGTCTTTTTCCGGAATCGTCATACATACCGGTTTGCTGTTTTATCCGCTCCTGGTTTGGATGTCCCCCAATTTCCGGAAGGGCACACTAACCGATAAAATCAATAAGCTGTGGATGTGCCTCCTTCCAGCCATGCTGCTCATTTGCGCATCCCCGATTATCGAAAATCCAGGGATGACGCTTACCGATGCAGGTCAACTGCTGATGACTTTATTTTATATGATGGTTAGCGTTTTTTCCGGCGGAGCCCTTATCTATGTCATTGAATTCGCTCTGGAAAAGCTGCTGCTGAAGGAACAGATCAAAGGCATCTCCGAGAAATACCTCCGGGAGGAGGAGAAACTGCAGCAGGTCATGGATGTGGCTCCGCTGTGCATGGTTTCAGTGGACAATAACGGCTGCGTGACGAGCATCAATGAAATGATGATGAATCTATTTAAAAACCGAAGGCCGGAGCTGACTAAACACGATATATTGGGCCAGCCGCTGGAAATGTTCGTTGAATTGAGTGAAAAGGAATACATAAGCAACAGGGTTGCCCAGGCGTTAAAGGGCGTTAAGATGAATAATGAACTGATCCGGATCGGTTCGCAAATTCATTATACAAGCACATCTCCACTCACCAACAGCTTTACCGGAGAAATTCTCGGAGCGGTTCTGGTGATTCAGGATATTACGGAGTTGGAACAGCTGAGGAGCGAGCTCGGAAATGTGGAAAGGCTTAGTCTGGTCGGACAAATGGCAGCCAGCATTACCCATGAAATCCGTAACCCGATGGCGGTGGTCCGCGGCTTCCTCCAGCTTATGAAGGAAAAGAGCCCGGATTCGCTGGATCATTATTACAGAATCGTGATGGAAGAGCTTGATCGCGCAAACGGTATCATTAATGATTTTCTGTCGCTGGCGCAAAACCGGATTACCGAAAAAGAGCAATGCCATCTCCATCAAATTATCAATGATCTCAGTCCGCTGCTGTGGGCAGATGCGAATTTGCGGGGGCAAACGATCGAGCTGGTCATGGACGAACGGGTGCCGAAGCTGAACCTGAATGCCAAAGAAATCAAGCAGATGCTCCTGAACCTGGCCCGCAACGGAATGGAGGCGATGAATGAAAAGGGGAAACTCACCATCCAAACCCGCCTGAAGGAAAACCAGGGTGCAGTGGAACTCATCGTCCGGGATACCGGCATCGGCATGTCTCCAAGCTTCCGGGAGCGTTTGTTTGAACCTTTTTTTACAACCAAAGCCAAAGGAACGGGACTCGGTCTTGCGCTTTGTTTAAGCATTGTGGAGAGGCATGGGGGGAAAATCGAGGTCGAATCGGAGGAAGGACAGGGGACGACGTTTATCATCCGCTTTCCGTTTGCCGAATCCTAATGCAGAAGGAGCGGCAAGCGCTTTCGCATACGGCAATATCTTGATTTAACATCTTTTGAATGTATAATATTAATTATTGATGCAATAAGGCGAGATCAAGAAAATAGTGAATCAGATTTGCACGGAGTTATTACTGCTTTCGGCAATTCCAATGGTCTATTATTTTTTGATCGTGCCTGAGTCTTGATATTTTTGCGAATTAGGGAGTGATCAGAAATGTCCATGTCTTTTGACAGATATATGAAAGATATGATTCAGCCAATGAGGGATGAGCTTACCCGGATCGGGATCAAGGAGCTCAGAACGCCGGAAGAAGTAGAATTGCATTTGCCGGATGCGCCGGGCACAACGCTGGTTGTGATCAACTCGGTATGCGGATGCGCGGCAGGACAATGCCGTCCAGGCGTAGCGCTGGCGCTGCAAAACGACTTGGTGCCTGACAATTTGTTTACGGTATTTGCCGGACAGGATAAGGAAGCAACGGCCAAAGCCAGAGAATATTTTGCTCCATATCCGCCTTCTTCTCCTTCCATCGCTTTGTTGAAGGACGGGGAGCTCGTTCATTTCATCGAACGCCATCAGATCGAAGACCATTCCGCTCAGGAAATCGCCGATGATCTTATTGAAGCATTTAACCGTATTTGCAGCTAATACACATAGCGGCTGATAGCTGCTAATAGCAGCTCGATAAGCTGCATGTTAGTCTGCCGAGCTCATTGTGCCGCCCTCAGGTGTAGAAAAATTGCATAAGTGCAGTTTTTATCGCGTGAAGCGGCCTCTTAAGTAAAAAACCTGCAAAAGTGCAGGTTTTTTTGCTTTTTTATCCATTTTAGGCGACTGATCGAGGAAATAAGTGCATTTTCGCAGCAATTTCTCATCCATGTACGAAAAAATATGAAAAAGGATGCACTTTTGCAGGCTTATGCCACTTGCGGATAACGGTCACAAACTACGGATTGCATATTGCGGATGACGGTCACAAGCTATGGATTGCATATTACGGATAACGGTCACAAGCTATGGATTGCATAATACGGATGACGAATCACAGACTGTGGATTGCATATTGCGGATAACGGATCACAACGACCCATTATTGACTGCGGATTTGGCGAATAACGAATTTCGAAAGGTACCGCATGAATTACCGCAATAGGCAGCCGGATAGATTTTACTATATGCGCGCACTAGGCTCTCAAGGCCAGCGCATCCTCTCGAAAACACTTTTCACAGTGTCCATTCAACTTATACCCACGATTTAGAAGCACCCGCCGGCTGCTTCCAAGCGGCATCCCTTTTCAAGCTAACAATGAGCCATACGCAGTGCAGCAGCAAAACCCCGAGAATAACGTAATCCCATACAGAAACCGAGCGGCCGTCTTGGCCAAGAAATTGCAGCAAATTATGTATGAAGTGATAGGCGATCAGCGGAATGATGTTTTTATTTTTTAAGATCAGAAGGGATAAAGCCGCGCCAGTAAGGAGGGCATATACAAGTTGTACAACCGTATTCTCGATGCTCTGCCCGGATAAGAGGTTAAGGACATGAGTGACAGAGAACAGCAAACTGGAGATGGCAACGGCTGTGACGGCGCTTTTTTTCCGGAGAAGAATATGCAGGATCAGTCCCCGGTATACTGTTTCTTCCACAAAACCGACCATCAGGGTGAAAAATACAAAGAAGAGCGCCTCACGGAGCGTAAAAGCTCTAAATCCATTGAAAGCGATGCAGGCCAGCACCAGCAGGAGCGGGAGATAATACATCCAGCCCTGCACGGGAATGTGGGAAATAGGGCGAAAACCGTAACGTTTCCAGCTTTTTTTCCATGTCAGACAGACAATCAACACAAGCGAGACTGGAATAAACGCGATCAGCACAGGAGCCGTATAGTCCAGCTCTTGAATGGTGGCATAGGCTCCGGCGATAAACATGGCTGCAACAAGCAGCAGCTCGATGATCACGACGCTCAGGATCGGACGGTTTTCTGTGAACGGGATTCTGCCGATGCTTTCTTTAATTTGGTTTTTATTCATGATTTGAAGCAGCTCCTTTAAGCAATCGCTCGATATATTCTTTTTCCATATTAAAAAAATGCTTGCCGTAAGATAACACAGACACTCTAAAATAATGGTTCTCCGGATTCGGAATTTGCGACAGTTCGCCCTCGACGACCTCTTCGACGGCCTGCAGACGCCCGATTTCCTGATTTAATTTCTCTTGATATTCCCCCAAGCGGAGGTTACGGGTCGGTTCATCCAGATAGTCGTAGAAAAAAACCTTTAACAGGAACTCATTGCGGCTGTGCTCGAGAGGTTCTTTTAACCAAAGAAGGAAGCTGCTGCGGCCTGCCGGCAGGAGGGAGTAGATTTTTTTATTTTTGGTGCTGCCCTCTTCTTCGGTTACTGATACCCATTTTTTGTCGGCAAGACGCTTTAATGCGGGATATAAACTGCCGAAGCTTGCTTTGTAAAACAGGCCTACGGACATGTCGATCGTTTTCTTCATTTCATAACCGCTCATGTCTCCTTCCATAAGCAGTCCTAAAATAATGTATTCCAACATACGTTCCACCTCTTATATGTATCGTTTCGATATATCGTATCGATATATGTAATGTAGCGGATTCGACTTCAATAGTCAACTGAATTTGCGAAATTTTCTGGAAAACTTCGAATTAAATGTTGCGAGCATAACTCGCATCCTGAAAGGTCTCCTGATACAATAAGGTTTGAATGTTTTTGGGAAGGATGGTGTGGTTCATTGATTCACGGAATCGGGCATGACGTGCTGGAAATCAGACGGCTTTCGCTTCTGCTGAACGGACAGCTCGGGCACCGGTTTATGGAGCGGGTACTCACGTCTAGTGAACGGGAGGAAGCCAGAAAAAGAGGCGGGAAGCTGACGGAATTCGTTGCCGGCCGTTTCGCTGCGAAAGAGGCGATTTCCAAGGCTTTCGGCTGCGGAATCGGCAGCATTATCAGCTTTGGCGATATGGAGATTTTGCCGGATTCCATGGGCAGACCGGTGCCTGTCTTAAGCGAAGGAGCCTGGGAACGTCTGAGGCTTCCGGGAGAACCGGAGTATGTCATTCATTTGTCCATATCACATCAGACGGAGCTCGCTTCGGCATTTGCCGTCGTTGAAAGAAAAGCTTAGCGTTGTTGGGAGAGAAGAAAGCCGGAAGGATTTGAAGCATAAATATGAATCAAACAAATCAAAAAGAATTTTTCAGCGCTCATTTGCTGGATTGGTATACAGAGAACAAAAGGGATCTGCCTTGGCGCCGCCACCGCAATCCCTACTATATATGGGTATCGGAGATCATGCTGCAGCAGACGCGCGTGGATACGGTTATTCCGTATTTTCAGCGTTTTATCGAGCAGTTCCCTACCGTCGAGGACTTGGCGGATGCGCCAGAACAGGAAGTGCTGAAATGCTGGGAGGGACTCGGCTATTATTCGCGCGCCAGAAACCTTCAAGCGGCTGCCAAGCAGGTGAAGGAGCAGCATGGCGGACAAGTTCCCGACGACAAGGCGTCCGTGTTTGCTTTAAAGGGAGTGGGCCCTTATACGGCCGGGGCGATTCTCAGCATTGCCTTCAATAAGCCGGAGCCGGCGGTGGATGGCAATGTAATGCGCGTGCTGTCCCGGTATTTTTTGATCGAAGAAGATATTATGAAAGGAAGCACGCGGGCGAATATGGAACGTCTGGTTGTGGAGCTGATTCCTGAAAGCCGGGCTTCCGATTTCAATCAGGCGCTGATGGAACTCGGAGCGCTCGTATGTACGCCCAAATCGCCGCATTGCTTGACCTGTCCGGTTATGGAGCACTGCGCCGCCCGCATCGAAGGGGTGGAGGAGTCGCTGCCGGTGAAGACCAAAGCCAAACCGCCCCGCCCGGAATACCGCGTAGTGGCTTTGGTGGAGGGGACAGGCGCAAATGCCGGCAAAGTGCTGATCCGCCAGCGTCCGCAAGTTGGCCTGCTCGCCAAAATGTGGGAGCTGCCGCATGTGCAGGTGCCGCAGAACCGGAGTGGGCAAATCCCGGATGAACAGGCGATGGATATTTTGGCCGGGGTTTTATTGGAGGAAGGCGTGGCTGCAAGGCCGGAGGCGTATATGTTGGATGCCGAGCATACGTTCAGCCATATCCATTGGAACCTCAAAGTCTACCGGTGCCGTGAAGAGGAGCAGCTTTTGGCGGCCGAAACCAAGGAGGCCTACCAGCTCAGCCATCCGGAACCTGAAGAGGACATGCAGGGCGCTGTGCTTCGTTGGATTGGCGAAGAGGATATGGCGCTGTATGCTTTCCCGAACGTGTTCTTGAAAATACTCCGGGAATACTTCAAAAAGCACTAGGTGTGACCGGTTGTTTACTCGATGCTTAGGGAAGGAAACTTCTTTCGGCCTGTCAATACATGTCAATAGATCAAAGAGATAATCACAACTATAAAAGGAGCTGCCCCGGTTGGGACAGCTCCTTTATGCTGTTAGCGCAGTTTGAATGATTATTTGGCAGCGTCGTAACGTTTGCCGACTTCATCCCAGTTTACAACGTTCCAGAAAGCGGCGATGTAATCAGGGCGTTTGTTTTGATATTTCAGGTAATAGGCATGTTCCCAAACGTCCAGGCCCAGAATCGGAGTTTGGCCTTCCATGATTGGGTTGTCTTGGTTCGGCGTGCTGGTTACAGCCAGCTTGCCGTCTTTGACCACGAGCCAAGCCCAGCCGCTGCCAAAACGGGTTGTAGCCGCTTTGGCGAAGTCTTCTTTGAATTTATCGAAACCGCCAAGCTCGCTGTCGATCGCTTGAGCCAAAGCTCCGGTCGGAGCGCCGCCGCCGTTTGGTCCGATGACTTCCCAGAAGAGGGAGTGGTTCGCATGTCCGCCGCCATTGTTGCGAACAGCGGTGCGGATGCCTTCAGGAACGCTGTCCAGATTGGACAGAAGATCGTCAAGGCTTTTATTTTGCAGCTCAGGAGCGCTTTCCAAGGCTGCATTCAAGTTGGTTACATACGTGTTATGGTGACGGTCGTGGTGAATCTCCATTGTTTGTGCGTCGATATGAGGTTCGAGCGCATTGTTAGGGTAAGGAAGTGCAGGTAATTGAAATGCCATGATAAATACCTCCTGTAAATTGTTTTTTTTAGATTATAGAATGTATAAGTTTTAAGCAGAGCTTAAGTCATTCTATAATCGCAAGAAAAACATCCGCTAAAGGCGGTCTGTTTTCTTAAGAAAGTACGTCGATAGACGTTTTTCTTCAAAGGAATCAATTTTAAAAATTGACCCCTATCATAAAGGATATTTGCTGCCGCAAAGGCATCCTTTATTGACCGGATTATGTAGCATTAACCTATCCAAATATAATTAAACCGTATTTTTTCAATTAAATCAACATTTATGTTTAAAAAGTCGGTTTTAAAATTTCCAGGCATGCATAACCCATATTATCCTTTACCCAATTTACGAAGTTTTATGCGCCTCTCGATAACCATTATATGGGTATTTGACTGTTATTTCATTGAAAACGCTTGCTATAAAGCGCTTTCAAAAGAAAAAGCGTGTATTTTAAAGAAAACTATGGTTTAATGGATGATAAAGAAGGAATTTAACGGTTTTTGTCGTAATAATTAATCTGGAATATTTGGATTATAAATGTGCCAGTTGGCCATTGCACAGAAGACAAGCCGCTATTAGCGGAAGTTTTCCTTGCGGTATAAGCGATGGAGGATATGGGCTCTTTGAGGCCTGTTCCTTTTTATGTCTTAAGGGAAGCTTGCTCTTCCAATGAATCCAAACAAGCTGACGAAAAGGGAGATTTAAGACATGCATGTTCGTTCCTTTCAGTTAAGTGATTGTACCAGCGTGACCGAATTGATGAAGATTGCTTTGTCGGAAGAGTGTTACCGGAATACGATAGGGCCGTTCTCAAGACAGCTTTCCTGGGATTCGGAACTGATTATGGTGGCGGAGGAAGACGGTGATATCGTGGGTGCCTTAATCGGAACGATTGAGCATAACCACGGCTGTTACTACCGGATCGCCATTCACCCGGACTACCGCCGGCAAGGCGTGGGCAAAGCGTTGGTGTCTGCCATGGAGCAGCGTTTTCAACTCCGCAAGGTAAGCCGCATCGTCATCGCCGGAGACGAGCACAACAAGGCCGCAATGCCGCTTTACGAAGCCATGGGTTACGGTGCAAATAAGATTCTGGAAGCCTTTCAGAAGCTTAGCATTATCAGTCCGCAGCATTAATCCGGACAAAGTAGGGGCAAGATTATCCCCATAATAAACCGGTCTTTATCCAATGATTTATGCAGGCAGTTTTATTGATTGAAAGAAGAAGAGACAAGCATTATTGTTAATAAACAATATTTCCCATATTGAGCATATCTTTACCGTCGTTGCAAAAACGCGAAAGATATGCTTTTCTGTATATAAGGGGAATTTGTCTAAAAAATGAGGTGTAGCATGAATCCAATTCAACAGCAAGAATCCGGATATTCGGGGAATAACCCGCCGGACACGCCGGAATCCGGACCGAAGCCGCGCAATCTGATTTCAGAGGTATGGGATTGGGCCAAGACAGTCGTTATTGCTTTTGTGATCATGATGCTGCTTAATTTATTCGTATTTAATCTGTCGATGGTTAAGGGTCAATCCATGCAGCCCACACTGTATGAGAAAGAACGGCTGTTTGTTGATAAAATCGTCTATAATTTCAAAGCGCCGAGCCAGGGCGAAGTTGTGGTGCTGCGTGATCCGAGCAACGGACCGGATAAAAAGGAATTTTTGGTCAAGCGGGTCATCGGCACTCCAGGGGATACTATCGAAGTGAAGGACCACAAGCTTTATGTCAACGGGCAGCTCCAGGTGGAGCCGTATACCGAGGTTGAGATTCAAGATCCCGACTTTGGGCCGCTTACGGTAGAGAATGATCATTATTTCGTTATGGGCGATAACAGGCATAAGGACGCCAGCAAAGACAGCCGGTCTTTCGGCTGCGTCAGCACTAAAGAGATCGTCGGCAGGGCCGAATTTATTTTCTGGCCGGTGTCCCAAATCAGAGGCTTGTGAGATGTTTCCACTAAGGCTGATAAAGGAGGCGCAACATTTTGACAAACATGAACACTTCCGCTTACGCTCCTCCGTCCTCGCCTTGGGAGCAGCTGAAGCGGGATATTAAGGAGGCTGCGGCCGATTTTGGCATCGACGAAATCGGCTTTGCTTCCGCAGATCCATTTATATCGTTAAAAGCGATTTTGCAAAATCACCGGGACCTCGGTTACGAGTCCGGCTTTGAAGAGCCGGATCTGGATAAACGCACTACCCCCGCATTGCCCTCCGCTGAACCTGCTTCCCTGATCTCCATCGCTGTTGCATATTCTTCCAAAATGAACGATGCTCCGAAGAATGAGCCCGGCAAATACCGGGGCGTTTTATCCCGCTCATCCTGGGGCAGGGACTATCATCATGTGCTGCGCGAGGCGATGGCGAAGCTGGAGGCTTATATCCGGGAGAGAGTGCCCGAAGCTGTTATGGAAAGCATGGTGGATACCGGAGCGCTGGTGGATCGAGCTGTGGCGCAGCGTGCAGGTATTGGCTTCAGCGGCAAAAACTGCGCCATCATATCCCCGAAATGGGGATCATGGATCTTTCTTGGGGATATGGTGACCAATATTCCGTTTCCCCCGGATACGCCTGTGATGGAAGATTGCGGGGACTGCACTCTGTGTATCGACGCTTGTCCGACCGGAGCGTTGGTAGGTCCGGGACAGTTGAACGCACAGCGCTGCATTTCATTTTTGACGCAAACGAAAGGGTTTCTTTCGGACGAGATCATGCGCAAGATCGGCAACCGTTTATACGGCTGCGATACATGCCAGGTTATCTGTCCGAAGAACAAAGGCAAGCACTGGACGCATCATAAAGATTTGCTGCCGGTGCCCGAGAAGGACCGGCCGCTGCTGCTGCCGATCCTGGATATGACGAACAGGGAGTTCAAGGAGAAATTCGGGGAAAGCGCCGCCGCCTGGCGGGGCAGAAAGCCGATTCAGCGCAATGCTGTTATAGCGCTTGGCAATTACAAAGACAAATCCGCGGTGCCCAAACTGGGAGAGGTACTGCTGAACGACCCGAGGCCGGAGCTGCGGGGAACCGCCGCCTGGTCACTTGGGCGCATAGGAGGCGAAGAGGCAATGGACATCATGAAAAAAGCCTTGGCTGGCGAGCAGGACGAGAAGGTTAGAGAAATGATCGAAAACGCCAAGGAAGAACTTCAATCGCAAACGAAAGCGGAAGCAGCAGAAACAAAAAACGGAGCACC
Encoded proteins:
- a CDS encoding NAD(P)/FAD-dependent oxidoreductase; translation: MASIAAAKNGAAVLLLDKGNKLGRKLGISGGGRCNVTNAKDTEELIAHIPGNGRFLYSPFQHFNNRDIMDFFEGLGIALKEEDNGRMFPVSDKAASVVNTLIGEVRRLGVDIKTDSPVAEVVYAEERVAGVKLVSGQTYKAPAVIVATGGKSVPHTGSTGDGYPWAQAAGHTITELYPTEVPIVSRESWIASKELQGLSLRDVELSVWTPKGKKLIGHRGDMIFTHFGLSGPIALRCSQFIRQVKRKFKVDEVEMAVDMFPDLPLQELDRMLREGLAAEPKKAIKNVLKVFVPERMLPLLMQRAGLDGDATFAHLPKQQWLAFVDMLKKFVIRVHGTKSIEEAFVTGGGVNLKEINPKTMESKLMPGLFFCGEVLDIHGYTGGYNITAAFSTGYTAGMHAAQIGN
- a CDS encoding two-component system sensor histidine kinase NtrB codes for the protein MAGSFAFLFPLSLDKYVRALRRKRKLGSTGFEVIIIISSALSILMCSVFSTTLFQLIPLNLGILPLFIGMLYGGYKSGLPLAGLYLLCDFYFNEKWSFSGIVIHTGLLFYPLLVWMSPNFRKGTLTDKINKLWMCLLPAMLLICASPIIENPGMTLTDAGQLLMTLFYMMVSVFSGGALIYVIEFALEKLLLKEQIKGISEKYLREEEKLQQVMDVAPLCMVSVDNNGCVTSINEMMMNLFKNRRPELTKHDILGQPLEMFVELSEKEYISNRVAQALKGVKMNNELIRIGSQIHYTSTSPLTNSFTGEILGAVLVIQDITELEQLRSELGNVERLSLVGQMAASITHEIRNPMAVVRGFLQLMKEKSPDSLDHYYRIVMEELDRANGIINDFLSLAQNRITEKEQCHLHQIINDLSPLLWADANLRGQTIELVMDERVPKLNLNAKEIKQMLLNLARNGMEAMNEKGKLTIQTRLKENQGAVELIVRDTGIGMSPSFRERLFEPFFTTKAKGTGLGLALCLSIVERHGGKIEVESEEGQGTTFIIRFPFAES
- a CDS encoding BrxA/BrxB family bacilliredoxin; translation: MSMSFDRYMKDMIQPMRDELTRIGIKELRTPEEVELHLPDAPGTTLVVINSVCGCAAGQCRPGVALALQNDLVPDNLFTVFAGQDKEATAKAREYFAPYPPSSPSIALLKDGELVHFIERHQIEDHSAQEIADDLIEAFNRICS
- a CDS encoding CPBP family intramembrane glutamic endopeptidase encodes the protein MNKNQIKESIGRIPFTENRPILSVVIIELLLVAAMFIAGAYATIQELDYTAPVLIAFIPVSLVLIVCLTWKKSWKRYGFRPISHIPVQGWMYYLPLLLVLACIAFNGFRAFTLREALFFVFFTLMVGFVEETVYRGLILHILLRKKSAVTAVAISSLLFSVTHVLNLLSGQSIENTVVQLVYALLTGAALSLLILKNKNIIPLIAYHFIHNLLQFLGQDGRSVSVWDYVILGVLLLHCVWLIVSLKRDAAWKQPAGASKSWV
- a CDS encoding PadR family transcriptional regulator yields the protein MLEYIILGLLMEGDMSGYEMKKTIDMSVGLFYKASFGSLYPALKRLADKKWVSVTEEEGSTKNKKIYSLLPAGRSSFLLWLKEPLEHSRNEFLLKVFFYDYLDEPTRNLRLGEYQEKLNQEIGRLQAVEEVVEGELSQIPNPENHYFRVSVLSYGKHFFNMEKEYIERLLKGAASNHE
- the acpS gene encoding holo-ACP synthase gives rise to the protein MIHGIGHDVLEIRRLSLLLNGQLGHRFMERVLTSSEREEARKRGGKLTEFVAGRFAAKEAISKAFGCGIGSIISFGDMEILPDSMGRPVPVLSEGAWERLRLPGEPEYVIHLSISHQTELASAFAVVERKA
- the mutY gene encoding A/G-specific adenine glycosylase, with amino-acid sequence MNQTNQKEFFSAHLLDWYTENKRDLPWRRHRNPYYIWVSEIMLQQTRVDTVIPYFQRFIEQFPTVEDLADAPEQEVLKCWEGLGYYSRARNLQAAAKQVKEQHGGQVPDDKASVFALKGVGPYTAGAILSIAFNKPEPAVDGNVMRVLSRYFLIEEDIMKGSTRANMERLVVELIPESRASDFNQALMELGALVCTPKSPHCLTCPVMEHCAARIEGVEESLPVKTKAKPPRPEYRVVALVEGTGANAGKVLIRQRPQVGLLAKMWELPHVQVPQNRSGQIPDEQAMDILAGVLLEEGVAARPEAYMLDAEHTFSHIHWNLKVYRCREEEQLLAAETKEAYQLSHPEPEEDMQGAVLRWIGEEDMALYAFPNVFLKILREYFKKH
- a CDS encoding superoxide dismutase, with the protein product MAFQLPALPYPNNALEPHIDAQTMEIHHDRHHNTYVTNLNAALESAPELQNKSLDDLLSNLDSVPEGIRTAVRNNGGGHANHSLFWEVIGPNGGGAPTGALAQAIDSELGGFDKFKEDFAKAATTRFGSGWAWLVVKDGKLAVTSTPNQDNPIMEGQTPILGLDVWEHAYYLKYQNKRPDYIAAFWNVVNWDEVGKRYDAAK
- a CDS encoding GNAT family N-acetyltransferase — protein: MHVRSFQLSDCTSVTELMKIALSEECYRNTIGPFSRQLSWDSELIMVAEEDGDIVGALIGTIEHNHGCYYRIAIHPDYRRQGVGKALVSAMEQRFQLRKVSRIVIAGDEHNKAAMPLYEAMGYGANKILEAFQKLSIISPQH
- the lepB gene encoding signal peptidase I, with the protein product MNPIQQQESGYSGNNPPDTPESGPKPRNLISEVWDWAKTVVIAFVIMMLLNLFVFNLSMVKGQSMQPTLYEKERLFVDKIVYNFKAPSQGEVVVLRDPSNGPDKKEFLVKRVIGTPGDTIEVKDHKLYVNGQLQVEPYTEVEIQDPDFGPLTVENDHYFVMGDNRHKDASKDSRSFGCVSTKEIVGRAEFIFWPVSQIRGL
- the queG gene encoding tRNA epoxyqueuosine(34) reductase QueG; the encoded protein is MNTSAYAPPSSPWEQLKRDIKEAAADFGIDEIGFASADPFISLKAILQNHRDLGYESGFEEPDLDKRTTPALPSAEPASLISIAVAYSSKMNDAPKNEPGKYRGVLSRSSWGRDYHHVLREAMAKLEAYIRERVPEAVMESMVDTGALVDRAVAQRAGIGFSGKNCAIISPKWGSWIFLGDMVTNIPFPPDTPVMEDCGDCTLCIDACPTGALVGPGQLNAQRCISFLTQTKGFLSDEIMRKIGNRLYGCDTCQVICPKNKGKHWTHHKDLLPVPEKDRPLLLPILDMTNREFKEKFGESAAAWRGRKPIQRNAVIALGNYKDKSAVPKLGEVLLNDPRPELRGTAAWSLGRIGGEEAMDIMKKALAGEQDEKVREMIENAKEELQSQTKAEAAETKNGAPEASGFGGEPETIYYDEMQSKIGPLTLCATEKGLCLIEFGSFSVKEAVLQKWSRTWCGGGEFEYDDQRLAEAKRQLGEYFAGQRQSIDLPLDLRGTAFQLQVWATIADIPYGEVRSYGVIAEAIGRPKALRAVSGAVSKNPVPVVIPCHRVLESDGSLTGYSGGLEMKRSLLSLEDALPERNTRIDE